In Leptospira harrisiae, a genomic segment contains:
- a CDS encoding STAS-like domain-containing protein, with protein MIITIPTEFNFSNNGIIDFDKILSVFNWETKENEITIDFKQCFDANYQTLSLLVPFIMKKKSEGKLIKIIYNDHPRSASNMWKKMGAQGLFNVLLNETNNFVSNKFKPMFALRSNKDFQLILNKIADFTDEFDIQYEKTLRYILSELFYNSIEHGCSYYNHGYKSFPLPATVQFSFYEKRNEISFMIADLGIGIKKHIEQTYPGFKNDIEAITHSLKPNISGTFAKRMRNPYSQINNAGMGLYLSSNIVKRLHSDMYIISGNGMVHISPNDMTTKNLKYNWPGTFIYLTIKLNRQLNESFDNLLETFRKSAQEEQKHNDSKENTNKFYVNIFNHFGSFAEDKEKAIKFREEKIIPAINEGKNVIFDFSNVTSSPHSFINALIASPIEKLGLIAYKKIKVINGTKDINGIVEYIFEEYTPDH; from the coding sequence ATGATAATAACAATACCGACAGAATTTAATTTTAGCAATAATGGAATAATAGATTTTGATAAAATATTAAGTGTTTTCAATTGGGAGACTAAAGAAAACGAAATTACAATTGATTTCAAGCAATGCTTCGACGCAAATTATCAAACATTAAGTCTATTAGTCCCTTTTATAATGAAAAAAAAATCCGAAGGGAAGCTGATCAAAATAATTTACAATGACCACCCGAGAAGTGCTTCGAATATGTGGAAGAAGATGGGAGCCCAAGGACTATTCAATGTATTATTAAATGAAACTAATAATTTTGTAAGTAACAAATTTAAGCCGATGTTTGCCCTAAGATCAAACAAAGATTTTCAATTAATATTAAACAAAATAGCGGACTTTACCGATGAATTCGATATTCAATATGAAAAAACATTACGTTATATACTTTCAGAATTATTTTACAATTCGATTGAACACGGTTGCTCTTACTACAATCACGGATATAAAAGTTTTCCACTTCCTGCTACAGTTCAATTTTCATTCTACGAAAAAAGAAATGAAATATCATTTATGATAGCAGATTTAGGAATTGGAATAAAAAAGCATATTGAACAAACATATCCTGGTTTCAAAAATGATATAGAAGCTATTACGCATTCACTTAAACCAAACATATCGGGTACATTCGCGAAAAGAATGCGAAATCCATACTCACAAATTAACAATGCCGGAATGGGTTTGTATTTATCTTCAAATATAGTAAAAAGATTGCATTCAGATATGTATATAATATCAGGAAATGGCATGGTCCATATTTCACCAAACGATATGACAACTAAAAATTTAAAATATAACTGGCCAGGTACATTTATATACCTAACGATCAAATTGAATCGACAATTGAATGAAAGCTTTGATAATCTATTAGAAACTTTCAGGAAATCTGCGCAGGAAGAACAAAAGCACAATGATTCTAAAGAAAACACAAACAAATTTTACGTAAATATTTTTAATCATTTTGGCTCTTTTGCAGAAGACAAAGAAAAAGCAATTAAGTTTAGAGAGGAAAAAATTATTCCCGCCATCAATGAAGGAAAAAATGTCATCTTTGATTTTTCAAATGTAACGAGTTCGCCACATAGCTTCATTAATGCTTTAATTGCATCCCCAATAGAAAAACTAGGATTGATTGCCTATAAAAAAATAAAAGTAATAAACGGCACAAAAGACATTAACGGAATTGTGGAATATATTTTCGAAGAATATACACCAGATCATTAA
- a CDS encoding ATP-dependent nuclease: MRLAGLIVKNYKIIGDIPYEIRIDEIVVLIGQNNAGKSTILDAYESFASSGKELAKTYFHNEDISKPIEITGIFDSITADDEDTIGKKWKHNDLNYGECIKLRWIWTLPEKKATKQSFNPETNIFEEGGMGGWDTLIQSRIPQPIRIKPTESVETTQTKIVTLLKTIVKDRLKADSSKTKAAIDEIEKLAQTIFSESKTAFDDIANRITKNVSNIFPGTKIELIPQSKDAIDEKIVGAESFLKVGTDHTYNSPLMQQGTGIQRALLWSALSVMSDVSDGKKKTKQTGEATRILLIDEPEAFLHPPTIRETRESLYDFALQNPDWQVLATTHSPVFIDLSKDHTTIIRVDATSPTQRYVSTDKISFEVDERTRLQMIRASNPMVNEFFFYENIILVEGPTEQIAIHHIAKELDLNVHVINCFGKANITLFARILNQFKVPYIVIHDSDTPKIKRKEKYIQSAMWTINERIRQSIDFSLNSNLYVQVPNFEGEFLNEELSNGKVDRVIELLSDKTSSEYKLLFDQYTKILKRETLVFQNSETKFNEKISKYKLENKLENNSLWN; the protein is encoded by the coding sequence ATGAGACTAGCAGGCTTAATTGTAAAAAATTATAAAATCATTGGAGACATTCCTTATGAAATAAGGATTGATGAAATCGTAGTATTAATCGGACAAAATAACGCTGGCAAATCGACTATTCTTGATGCATACGAGTCATTTGCTTCTTCTGGAAAAGAATTGGCAAAAACATATTTCCATAATGAAGACATTTCAAAGCCTATAGAAATTACTGGAATTTTCGATTCAATAACAGCAGATGACGAGGATACCATCGGGAAAAAATGGAAACATAATGATTTAAATTATGGCGAATGTATTAAATTACGATGGATATGGACTTTACCTGAAAAAAAGGCAACAAAACAATCATTTAATCCAGAGACGAATATTTTTGAAGAAGGTGGCATGGGCGGTTGGGATACACTTATCCAGAGTAGAATCCCACAGCCGATTAGAATTAAACCTACAGAGTCAGTCGAAACTACTCAAACAAAAATTGTAACTCTATTAAAAACAATAGTTAAAGATCGATTAAAAGCTGATTCAAGTAAAACAAAAGCAGCAATTGATGAAATTGAAAAATTAGCTCAAACTATTTTTTCTGAATCGAAAACTGCATTCGATGATATAGCAAATAGAATTACAAAAAATGTTTCTAATATATTTCCAGGAACAAAAATAGAATTAATTCCCCAATCAAAAGATGCAATTGATGAAAAAATAGTCGGAGCCGAATCATTTTTGAAAGTAGGAACCGATCATACCTATAATAGTCCACTAATGCAACAAGGCACTGGAATTCAGCGTGCGTTACTATGGTCAGCACTTTCTGTGATGTCTGACGTTAGCGATGGAAAAAAGAAAACAAAACAAACTGGAGAAGCTACAAGAATTCTATTAATAGACGAACCAGAAGCATTTCTGCATCCCCCAACAATCCGTGAAACTAGAGAATCTTTATATGATTTTGCATTGCAAAATCCAGATTGGCAAGTATTAGCTACAACTCATTCTCCTGTTTTTATTGATTTATCCAAAGATCACACAACAATTATTAGAGTCGATGCAACCTCTCCCACTCAGCGATACGTCTCGACAGACAAAATATCGTTTGAAGTAGATGAGCGAACAAGACTACAAATGATTCGTGCTTCAAATCCAATGGTTAATGAATTCTTTTTTTATGAAAATATAATTTTAGTAGAGGGACCAACCGAACAAATTGCTATTCACCATATAGCAAAAGAATTAGACTTAAACGTTCATGTAATAAATTGTTTCGGAAAAGCAAATATTACTTTGTTTGCACGAATCCTAAATCAATTCAAAGTACCTTATATTGTTATTCATGACTCTGACACTCCAAAAATAAAACGTAAAGAAAAATATATTCAGTCAGCTATGTGGACAATAAATGAGAGAATTCGTCAATCTATCGATTTCTCGCTCAATTCTAATTTGTATGTTCAAGTTCCCAATTTTGAAGGTGAATTTTTAAATGAAGAATTATCCAATGGAAAAGTGGACAGAGTTATTGAACTTCTTTCCGATAAAACAAGCTCTGAATATAAGCTGTTATTTGATCAATATACGAAAATATTAAAGAGAGAAACATTAGTCTTTCAAAATTCCGAAACCAAATTCAATGAAAAAATTTCAAAATACAAATTAGAGAATAAATTAGAAAATAACTCATTATGGAATTAG
- a CDS encoding HNH endonuclease gives MNENELEKIIIQIEDYLIPFLNLDTYEKALYYHLFRHSKLIGKNELQFVISSAPKTVQMTDYSARDRIRKLDKKGCIRILETTRDGLQIELYLPEQISGCIPPKSQTLEEKDIEQIDFYKEAKFRPSILKRENNQCFYCFRKINLDNYVLDHVLPQVSGGSNSYKNIVASCHECNSKKSGKTGDDYVRDLYRSGLLSSKELDKKLKELELLTDGKLKPEIT, from the coding sequence ATGAATGAAAATGAATTAGAGAAAATAATTATTCAAATCGAAGATTATTTAATACCATTCCTAAATTTAGATACATACGAAAAGGCACTTTATTATCATCTTTTTCGACACTCAAAACTAATTGGAAAGAATGAGCTTCAATTTGTAATATCGAGTGCACCTAAAACGGTACAAATGACCGATTATTCAGCTCGTGATCGAATTCGAAAATTAGATAAGAAGGGTTGTATCAGAATTCTAGAAACAACTAGAGATGGATTACAAATTGAATTATATCTTCCAGAACAGATTTCAGGTTGTATTCCACCAAAATCACAAACACTTGAAGAAAAAGACATTGAACAAATTGATTTTTATAAAGAAGCAAAGTTTAGACCATCTATATTAAAAAGAGAAAATAATCAATGTTTCTATTGTTTCAGGAAAATAAACTTAGATAACTACGTCCTTGACCACGTCTTACCGCAAGTTAGTGGAGGAAGTAATTCATATAAAAATATTGTTGCTTCATGTCATGAATGTAATTCTAAGAAATCAGGAAAAACTGGCGATGACTATGTCAGAGACCTTTATAGGTCAGGACTTTTATCTTCTAAGGAACTAGATAAAAAACTCAAAGAACTTGAACTATTAACTGATGGAAAATTAAAACCAGAAATTACTTAA
- the vapB gene encoding type II toxin-antitoxin system antitoxin VapB, which yields MNRAKLFKNGDSQAVRLPKEFRFKGKEVYIRKDGNCVIISPIDDAVDRLWKSLNDFSDDFNIERNQPKTFDKRNSI from the coding sequence ATGAATCGTGCAAAATTATTTAAAAACGGCGATAGTCAAGCGGTTAGGCTTCCAAAAGAATTTCGTTTTAAAGGTAAAGAAGTCTACATCAGAAAAGACGGAAATTGTGTCATTATATCGCCGATCGATGATGCTGTTGATAGACTATGGAAATCTCTCAATGATTTTTCTGATGATTTTAACATTGAAAGAAATCAACCGAAAACTTTCGATAAGCGAAATTCTATATGA